CGTACGGCGACCGGTCCGGTCTTCGTGCCCGGGTTCGACCGGGCGCTGGAGCAGCCGATCGCCGCGGACATGGTGGTCCCGGCCGAAGCGCGGCTGGTCGTGACCGAGGGCAACTACCTGTTGTTGCAGGAGGGTCGTTGGGTCGCCGCTCGCGCGCAGTTGGATGAGGTTTGGTACGTCGCTGGAGACGATCGCGTCCGGCTCGAACGGCTGGTGTCCCGGCACGTTGAGTTCGGCAAAACGCCTGCGCAAGCACGGGAATGGGTTGCCAACGTCGATCAACCCAATGCGCAGCGAATTGCCGCCGCTGCGGAGCGGGCTGATCGGGTAGTCCGCAACGACGGCGCCGGATTCGGCTGGTGAGCGAACGCCGTACGTTGTGCTGGGCTGCTCAGACGAAGATCATGCCGCCATCCACAAGAATTGACTGACCGGTGATGTAGTCCGAGTCGGGCCCGGCCAGGAACGAGACGAGTTTCGCGACGTCGTCTCCGGTCGAGACCCGACCGAGGGTGATGCCGGCGGCCATCGCCTTCATGGACTCGCCCTTACCCACCTGGTTGATCTCACCCAGGTCGTGATCGATTTCCTCCCACATAGTGGTGTCGACGATCCCGGGGCAGTAGGCGTTGACGGTGATCTTGTGCGGTGCCCACTCCTGTGCGGCGGCCTGAGTCAGAGCGCGCAACGCGAACTTCGAGGAGCAGTAGACCCCGAGCAGCGGAAAGCCCTTGTGGGCGGCGATGGATGCGGCGCCGATGATTTTGCCGCCCGAACCTTGCTCGATCATCTGCCGCGCCGCCTCGGTGTAACACAGGAACGCTCCGCGAGCATTGACCGCCAGCACCTTGTCGAACTCCTCGGGCGTGACATCGAGCAGCGCTTTGGTCTGCGCGATGCCGGCGTTCGCGACCATGACATCCAGCGAACCCAACTGTGCGGCAGTGTCGCTCACGAGAGATCGCACTGAGTCGTGCTCGGAGACGTCCCCGGTCAGCGCGATCGACCGCACGCCGGTCGATTCGATCTTGGCGCGGGTCGCTTCGAGTTCCTCACTCATGGAAGCGAGGTCGGAGACGGCAACATCGTGGCCGTCCTCGGCCAGGCGGAAGGCGATGGCTTGACCGATTCCTCGTGCGGCACCGGTGACGTGAGCGACAGTCATGACGAACTCCTCATTGAGTGATCTGGGAGTTTCACGCTAGGAGCGGTGACGACGCGGCAGAAGAGTTGCAGTTCGTTGCATGGGCGCAGGATGGAGGAACCGTCGCTCCTCCCGAATCCACAGCGCCCGAGAAACGCTCAGAGGACCAGACGGAAAGACGTGTCTGGTCCTCTGAGCGTTGGCGGAGGATGGGGGATTCGAACCCCCGAGAGCTTTCACTCAACACGCTTTCCAAGCGTGCGCACTAGGCCACTATGCGAATCCTCCAGGCGACGCACGATGCTACCCGTCGCGGGGCGATGCGCCGAATCGGCGGTGGAGTTGGAACCGCGTCACCCCGAGCATTACTCTGCAAGTGGTCCCTCACGCGGTGGTACCTCACTGAACTCCCCCAGGGCAGGAATGCAGCAAGGGCAGGTGAGCTCTTCCAGGTGCGTGAGGGATCTTCACGTCCGCGCTCCCAGCCTGTCGGTGACCGCTACTAGATTGGCGGGGTGAGCATCGCCCTGTACCGCCGCTACCGTCCCGAGACCTTCGCGGACGTGATCGGCCAGGAGCACGTCACGGTGCCGCTGATGCGTGCTCTCGAGACCGGCCGGGTCAACCACGCCTACCTCTTCAGCGGTCCGCGCGGCTGCGGCAAGACCACCAGCGCCCGGATCCTGGCCCGCTGCCTGAACTGCGAACAGGGCCCGACGCCGACGCCCTGCGGTGTCTGCGAATCGTGTGTGGCTCTGGCCCGCGGAGGTCCGGGCACAGTCGATGTCATCGAGATCGACGCAGCCAGCCATGGTGGCGTCGATGATGCCCGTGACCTGCGCGAACGTGCCGCCTTCGGGCCCGCGCAGAGCCGCTACAAGGTCTACATCATCGACGAAGCGCACATGGTGACCTCCGCGGGTTTCAACGCGCTGCTCAAGGTCGTCGAGGAGCCGCCGGAGCACGTGAAGTTCGTCTTCGCGACGACCGAGCCGGAAAAGGTCATCGGCACCATCCGGTCCCGGACCCACCACTACCCCTTCCGACTCGTGCCGCCCGCGCGGCTGGCCGAGTACCTCGCCGCTCTCTGCGAAGCCGAGGGCATCGCGGTCGAGCCCGGCGTGCTGTCCTTCGTGACCCGCGCCGGCGGCGGCTCGGTACGTGACTCCCTGTCCGTGCTCGACCAGTTGATCGCCGGGTCCGGTCCCGAGGGGCTGACGTACGCCGGGGCGGCGAGCCTGCTGGGTTTCACCGACTCCGAACTGCTTGATGCGACCATCGACGCGTTCATCGCCGGCGACGGGGGAGCGGTCTTCGGCCAGGTCGACAAGGTCATCGAGTCCGGGCACGACCCTCGCCGCTTCGTCGAAGACCTGCTCGAGCGCCTGCGCGACCTGATCGTGGTCGCGGCTGCTCCGCAGGACGCCGCGCAGGTGTTGCGCGAAGTGCCCGAGGACCAGTTGGCGCGGATGCGGGAGCAGGCAGCGGCGTACGGCGCGGCCTCCCTCTCGCGGGCCGCGGACGTGGTCAACACCGGGCTGACCGAAATGACCGGCGCCACCAGTCCTCGTCTGCAGCTGGAGTTGATCTGCGCTCGCGTCCTGCTGCCGGCCGTGTCCGGGGAGCAGGGGTACGCCGCGCGTCTGGATCGCGTCGAGCGTCGCCTCGACATGGCCGGAGCCACCGCCGCTTCGACCCCGGCGAATACGCCAGCAGCGACCGTCCCAGCCGGCCCAGCACCGACACCGGCGCCGACACA
The window above is part of the Branchiibius hedensis genome. Proteins encoded here:
- a CDS encoding acetoin reductase — translated: MTVAHVTGAARGIGQAIAFRLAEDGHDVAVSDLASMSEELEATRAKIESTGVRSIALTGDVSEHDSVRSLVSDTAAQLGSLDVMVANAGIAQTKALLDVTPEEFDKVLAVNARGAFLCYTEAARQMIEQGSGGKIIGAASIAAHKGFPLLGVYCSSKFALRALTQAAAQEWAPHKITVNAYCPGIVDTTMWEEIDHDLGEINQVGKGESMKAMAAGITLGRVSTGDDVAKLVSFLAGPDSDYITGQSILVDGGMIFV
- a CDS encoding nucleoside/nucleotide kinase family protein, whose protein sequence is MTSSGDTSLTVADEILAAVTDLVGDRRVVLGVAGTPGAGKTTFAQLLVQRLCDLRGPGWAAHLPMDGFHIGDRQLARLGFLDRKGAPDTFDADGYAATLGRVRTATGPVFVPGFDRALEQPIAADMVVPAEARLVVTEGNYLLLQEGRWVAARAQLDEVWYVAGDDRVRLERLVSRHVEFGKTPAQAREWVANVDQPNAQRIAAAAERADRVVRNDGAGFGW
- a CDS encoding DNA polymerase III subunit gamma and tau; this encodes MSIALYRRYRPETFADVIGQEHVTVPLMRALETGRVNHAYLFSGPRGCGKTTSARILARCLNCEQGPTPTPCGVCESCVALARGGPGTVDVIEIDAASHGGVDDARDLRERAAFGPAQSRYKVYIIDEAHMVTSAGFNALLKVVEEPPEHVKFVFATTEPEKVIGTIRSRTHHYPFRLVPPARLAEYLAALCEAEGIAVEPGVLSFVTRAGGGSVRDSLSVLDQLIAGSGPEGLTYAGAASLLGFTDSELLDATIDAFIAGDGGAVFGQVDKVIESGHDPRRFVEDLLERLRDLIVVAAAPQDAAQVLREVPEDQLARMREQAAAYGAASLSRAADVVNTGLTEMTGATSPRLQLELICARVLLPAVSGEQGYAARLDRVERRLDMAGATAASTPANTPAATVPAGPAPTPAPTQAPAPTAATAAPVTQPPAESARAAAPPRPAVAPEPAAPAAKAPEPAVAQAADPGAVTVDMVRRAWPDVVERVKGMRRVTWSMVTQHARVSEFDGRTVVLGISNQGLASGFDGGSHAALIQQAIRDELGADVRVTARFETAGHAAPGTTAPDDTGTLDPASRTDTSPPPQDRDTRPAQPAPSTSPAPPARDARPAQPQSPEWSANTAAAPDWAQDTAGEADLVPASDVPATNVGTGPWAPGGTDADARRASAASGADKARSAAREAMARQRDRGAKDGEPVPDPDPIESLDDENIDVQGELGIPVVQSLLGAKIIDEQVDGRP